A window of Conger conger chromosome 13, fConCon1.1, whole genome shotgun sequence contains these coding sequences:
- the polr1g gene encoding CD3e molecule, epsilon associated protein: MPAKPREVSSSDSESDSESQRAQEKRSRKRQHTKYHCPADFTVCDFRPCTSTSLESVNDGNKELWLIKAPLTFNPDSFSGVRFPTMGLETVQPHTRQQQVYSLLSRPIAPGNACLLTTAGRRPGDAFCAPAFSGVVNISESYGDCRGNQAPVPIPACPAPVIPGGLRQRFQPFGSRTTYVRGHEEEEDSADGPTPAKRVKTHPEQGETPKKKKKKKKDKRIKEEEEEEGMAVEEEVSVTASRGLTETPGEEAVEKKKKKKKEKSKDRDRGEADERRRGAEAGLSLKEEVVVKAEPVDLAYGDGEDWAKKRKVKKEKRRPQD, from the exons ATGCCTGCGAAGCCGAGAGAAGTATCAAGCAGTGACTCAGAATCAGATTCCGAAAGCCAACGAGCGCAAGAGAAACGCTCCCGAAAACGGCAGc ATACCAAGTACCATTGCCCAGCAGATTTTACCGTCTGCGACTTCAGGCCATGTACCAGTACAAGCTTGGAGAGTGTGAATGACGGAAACAAAGAATTATGGCTCATCAAAGCGCCCCTGACTTTCAATCCAGACAG TTTCTCTGGTGTCCGGTTTCCCACTATGGGCTTGGAGACCGTCCAACCGCACaccagacagcaacaggtctaCAGCTTACTCAGCAGACCCATCGCCCCGGGCAACGCGTGCCTCCTGACGACCGCCGGCCGTCGGCCCGGCGACGCGTTCTGCGCCCCCGCCTTCTCCGGCGTCGTCAACATCTCCGAGAGCTACGGGGACTGCCGGGGTAACCAGGCCCCCGTGCCGATCCCCGCCTGTCCGGCCCCCGTCATCCCCGGGGGGCTCAGACAGAGGTTCCAGCCGTTCGGCAGCAGGACCACGTACGTACGAGggcatgaggaggaggaggactccGCCGATGGCCCCACGCCGGCCAAGCGCGTAAAAACGCACCCGGAGCAGGGTGAAacaccaaagaagaagaagaaaaagaagaaagacaAACGCAttaaggaggaggaggaggaggaggggatggCGGTGGAGGAGGAGGTTTCAGTGACGGCAAGCCGCGGGCTGACAGAGACCCCGGGGGAGGAAGCggtggagaagaagaagaagaagaagaaggagaagagtaAGGATCGAGACCGAGGAGAGGCGGATGAGCGCAGGAGAGGAGCTGAGGCGGGTCTGAGTCTGAAAGAGGAAGTGGTGGTGAAAGCCGAGCCGGTGGACCTCGCTTACGGCGACGGGGAGGACTGGGCGAAAAAGAGAAAGGTGAAGAAAGAGAAGAGGCGACCGCAGGACTAG